In a single window of the Candidatus Nezhaarchaeales archaeon genome:
- a CDS encoding SPOUT family RNA methylase, translating into MDLLVKTPRGLEGVAASRIEEEIEGVRVTVKPYGFTGLVLVEGVVDARTAVDLILSRIPEVERVLMVRREVESRLDEIVKAAVEVASSELKGCEAFAVRTTRRGKQEFTSVDVNVRVGAAIKEALNLDVDLETPSKVVYVEVVKDRTFICVEDGRVEWGFKKMKPGKREFHQLLRRISVAQKPYTGPLDAVRNMGIRIGRALQTFEVSELVVAPDGPVKGDEMRVFLQGLEEGIDSRYEVQRKAYSRSVVKVPVYVQDLYQLVRSRRGEHIIATSTRGESVSRVADKLDEVLKGNGRITVLIGAREGLPTGVFRFSSLVLDLSPGITISTDYACVAAIIALITHVEERSLKQIY; encoded by the coding sequence GTGGATCTCTTAGTTAAGACGCCTCGAGGGCTTGAAGGTGTGGCAGCCTCTAGGATTGAGGAGGAGATTGAAGGTGTAAGGGTAACGGTTAAGCCTTACGGCTTTACTGGGTTGGTGCTGGTTGAAGGCGTAGTTGACGCTCGTACCGCTGTAGACTTAATTTTAAGCCGTATTCCCGAGGTTGAAAGAGTCTTAATGGTTAGGAGGGAGGTTGAAAGCCGGCTTGATGAAATAGTTAAAGCAGCCGTTGAAGTTGCTAGCTCCGAGTTGAAGGGCTGTGAGGCCTTCGCTGTTAGGACTACACGTAGGGGGAAGCAGGAGTTTACGAGCGTAGATGTTAACGTTAGGGTTGGAGCCGCTATTAAGGAGGCTTTAAACCTTGACGTGGACCTTGAAACGCCTAGTAAGGTAGTATATGTTGAAGTAGTTAAAGATAGAACGTTTATATGCGTTGAGGATGGACGCGTTGAATGGGGGTTTAAGAAAATGAAGCCCGGTAAACGCGAGTTTCATCAGCTTTTACGTAGGATCTCCGTAGCCCAGAAGCCTTACACGGGCCCTTTAGACGCCGTTCGGAACATGGGTATTAGGATAGGGAGGGCGTTACAAACCTTCGAGGTCAGTGAGCTCGTAGTAGCTCCTGATGGACCAGTTAAAGGTGACGAGATGCGTGTATTCCTTCAAGGCTTGGAGGAGGGGATAGATTCGCGCTACGAGGTTCAAAGGAAGGCCTATAGTAGAAGCGTTGTTAAGGTACCGGTCTACGTCCAAGACCTTTACCAGCTCGTACGGAGTAGGAGAGGGGAGCATATAATAGCTACGTCAACGCGTGGTGAAAGCGTAAGCAGGGTAGCCGATAAACTTGACGAGGTGTTAAAGGGTAACGGTAGGATTACGGTGCTCATAGGGGCTAGGGAGGGGCTTCCAACCGGCGTTTTCAGGTTTTCAAGCCTCGTTTTGGATTTAAGCCCTGGCATCACTATATCCACCGATTACGCATGCGTAGCCGCTATCATAGCGTTAATTACGCACGTCGAGGAGAGGAGCTTGAAACAAATTTATTAA